Within the Prochlorococcus sp. MIT 1300 genome, the region AAAGATGTTTGGGATTTATTAACAGCTTCCTTCCCTGCAGGAACTGTTAGTGGTGCGCCAAAAATAAGAGCAATGCAACTTATTAATGAGTTAGAACCGGATGCTAGAGGGGCGTATTCTGGAGTTTATGGTTCAGTTGATTTGGTAGGTGCATTAAATACTGCTATCACGATTAGAACTATGGTTGTCACACCTAGTCCTGAAGAGGGCTTTATAGTCAGAGTCCAGGCTGGAGCAGGGGTTGTGGCAGACTCTATCCCTACCTCTGAATACGAAGAAACTCTCAACAAAGCCAAGGGAATGTTAACTGCTTTGGCTTGCCTTGAAAAATGATAGTGATGAATCAGTTGTTATTGAAAGGGTTTGAAGTAGAACTCTTTACTGGAAGTCCTAACGGTCAAAATGTTGGAGTGGCTGTAGAAGTTACACGTGACCTCCATGATTTTGTAAAAGAGCCTGATCATCGCAATATTGAATACATCACTAGTCCAATAAAAGATTATGCTCTTTTGAGTGAGGCTCTTCTTGCCCCACGAAGGAGATTGAGAGAATGGCTTTCTTTGAAAAATTTAACGATTCTTCCTGGCAGTACCTTGAGTTTGGGTGATAGTGAAAGGTTCGAGCGTTCCGACCCGGTTAACCCATATCATGATTTGATTGAAGCCACTTATGGAACGCGTGTAGTCACAGCCAGTATTCATATAAATCTTGGCATAGAAGATTTGTCTGTCTTGTTTGCAGCATTGCGATTAGTTCGTTGTGAAGCTGCTTTATTTCTTGCTCTTTCAGCTAGCTCGCCTTTTTTAAATGGCTTAAGTACAGGGATGCATTCACAAAGATGGGTTCAGTTCCCTTTGACTCCATTAAATGTCCCACTATTTGCAAACCATGGTCACTATGTTAGTTGGGTTGAAGAGCAGCTTGAAACTGGGAATATGACTAATGAGCGGCATTTTTGGACTTCGGTAAGACCTAATGGACCTAAACGTCCCTATCAGTTAAATCGGTTAGAACTTCGGATTTGTGACTTAATTACTGATACAAATGTGCTCTTGGCTGTGACTGCATTGTTGGAGCTGCGAGTTTTGAGCATTGTTCGGAGTCCAAATCTCAACGATCCATTTCTAGCTAGTCAATTGGATAAATATGAGCTTGCAGAATTGAGCAATAAGAACGATGTTGCTGCCGCTGAAGCGAGTTTAAATTCAACATTGCATCATTGGCGCGATGGAAGTTCAATCGTGTGCAGAGAATGGCTTGATCAAATCCTGGAGGAGGTCACGCCACTTGCTGTTGAGATGGGGTTAAGTGATCAATTAAAGCCTTTGTATTCGGTTATCACTCACGGTAATCAGGCCATGCAATGGCTAGAAGCTTATTCAACAGGTCAATCGGTAGAAGCAGTGCTCCAGAAAAGCATTGTTGCTATGCAGGC harbors:
- the gshA gene encoding glutamate--cysteine ligase, whose translation is MNQLLLKGFEVELFTGSPNGQNVGVAVEVTRDLHDFVKEPDHRNIEYITSPIKDYALLSEALLAPRRRLREWLSLKNLTILPGSTLSLGDSERFERSDPVNPYHDLIEATYGTRVVTASIHINLGIEDLSVLFAALRLVRCEAALFLALSASSPFLNGLSTGMHSQRWVQFPLTPLNVPLFANHGHYVSWVEEQLETGNMTNERHFWTSVRPNGPKRPYQLNRLELRICDLITDTNVLLAVTALLELRVLSIVRSPNLNDPFLASQLDKYELAELSNKNDVAAAEASLNSTLHHWRDGSSIVCREWLDQILEEVTPLAVEMGLSDQLKPLYSVITHGNQAMQWLEAYSTGQSVEAVLQKSIVAMQAEETFTGRGGVMLG